AAAATTTTAAGTGATGCGAATAAAAAGCTTCCAGATGTGAAGAAGTTGCTAGAAGACTCCTCAAAAGGATTGGTAGAAGGCACAAAGAAACTGAAAGATATTAAAGCGCAGATGCCAGCTACTCAGCAAAAAATAAAGGAACTAGCAGATAAAATTCGTCAGTTTGAATCGGAAGAGGATATAAAAGATATTATTCGTTTATTGAAAAATGATGTTGAAAAGCAAAGTGATTTCTTTGCCAATCCTGTGAAATTAAAAGAAAATAAATTATTTGCAATGCCAAACTATGGCTCAGCAATGTCACCGTTTTATACAGTGCTTGCATTATGGGTAGGAGCATTGTTAATGGTTTCATTATTAACAGTAGAAGTGCATGAACCGGGGACGGAATATAAGAGTCATGAAATTTATTTTGGACGCTTCTTAACGTTTTTAACGATAGGGCTTGCACAAGCGTTTATCGTATCGATGGGAGATATGTTCTTACTTGGTACGTACGTAGTTGATAAATTCTGGTTTGTGGTATTCAGTTTATTTAGCAGTGCAGTCTTTGTTTGCATCGTATACTCTCTCGTTTCTGTTTTCGGAAACGTTGGGAAATCAATGGCAATCATTTTACTCGTACTACAAGTAGCTGGGTCGGGAGGAACGTTCCCAATTCAAATGTTACCGAAATTCTTCCAAGCAATGTATCCATTCTTGCCGTTCACATATGCGATTAGTGCAATTCGTGAAACAGTAGGTGGAATGCTTTGGGATATTGTCATTAGAGATTTACTTGTATTGAGTGTGTTCGTTGTAATCATGTTAATTCTTGCATTATTACTGAAAACACCAATTAATAAATCGAGTGAAAAGTTTGTTGAGAATGCAAAAGGAAGTAAAATTATTCACTAATTATAAAGGTTTCTACCGAATTTGGTAGGAACCTTTTGTTTGATTAATATGGCGTTTTAGAAATGATAAAGTAATCGAAAAATGTATAGCAGTTTTAAATTTTTTTGTTGAGTGTTTTACGATTATCACAGGGCAATATTGAGACCATGTTCCAGCGCGGTGTTGTAAATAAGATTGGAAATCAAACGATTAGAAATATTTTTCTAGCTAATGCTACTTCATACTATAGATTCAGTTCCCATATCCTTTTTCTAAACTGACTTTCACTGTTTCACCTTAATCGAAAAAAGCATTGTCCATCAAAACTTTTGATGGACAATGCTTTTTTCATTTAATCAAATTTCAATTTCTTTAATGCTTCTGCTAATGCATTATTTAATGGCTCTGCTTCTTTTTGCTGCTGTTTCATATATTTTTGAACGAAACGTTTATCTGCTTTGTTACCAGATTCTTTTTTGCGGCGTTCTTGGAAGGTAGATAGCTTCTCACGGTAGCCGCATCTACATGCAAAGATTTGACCAGCCCCCTCACCACGTAGCTCTAATTTTTTCTTACATTGCGGGCAACGGGCATTTGTTATGCGGGATACATTTTTACGGTGACCACATTCACGGTCTTGGCATACGAGCATTTTTCCTTTTTTGCCGTTTACCTCTAGCATTGGTTTACCGCAGTCTGGACAAGACTTCGTAGAAATGTTGTCATGTTTATATTTTTTATTACTCGATTTAATTTCAGAAACAATCTCTTTCGTATAGTTCTTCATTTCTGAAATGAATACTTCTTTTTTCAGTTTCCCCTTTGCAATTGCCTCAAGTTTTTGTTCCCACTCACCAGTTAGTGTAGGTGATTTTAATTCTTCTGGTACTAAATCAAGTAATTGACGACCTTTTGAGGTAATATGAATATCTTTACCACGTTTTTCAATTAAGAAAGAGTTGAAAAGTTTGTCGATAATATCTGCACGTGTCGCTACAGTACCTAATCCACCAGTCGATTTTAACGTATCAGCAAGTTGTTTATTTTGCGTATCCATATATTTTGTAGGGTTCTCCATTGCTGAAAGTAAAGTTGCTTCATTAAATCGTGCAGGTGGTTTTGTTTGACCTGATGTTTGCGTAATTAACTTTATAGTTAATGTATCACCTTTTTCAATACGAGGTAGAAGTTGTTCTTTTACGTCATCAGTTACATCATCATCTTCAAAGTGGTTTTCATATACTTCTTTCCAACCAGCATGTAAAATTGTTTTTCCGCGCGCAATGAACGTTTCATTCCCAATTTTTGTGCGTAATGTTAGTTGTTCGTATTCAAATGCTGGGAATAAAACAGCTAAGAAACGTTTTACAACTAAATCATAAATTTTACGTTCTTTATCAGTGAACGCAGAGAAATTAACATATCCCTCTGTTGGAATAATTGCGTGATGATCACTTACTTTACTATTATCAACAAATGATTTATTAGATTTTATCGGCTTATTTAAAATCTTATGTGCTAAAGAGCGATAGTCTCCTACACCGCATGCTTTTAGACGCTCTGGAAGTGTTCCAACGATATCAGATGAAATGTAGCGTGAATCCGTACGAGGATACGTTAGCACTTTATGCTGTTCATA
The window above is part of the Bacillus cytotoxicus NVH 391-98 genome. Proteins encoded here:
- a CDS encoding DNA topoisomerase III, whose translation is MAKSVVIAEKPSVARDIAKVLKCTKKGNGFLEGDKYIVTWALGHLVTLADPEAYDNKYKTWNLEDLPMLPERMKLVVIKQTGKQFHAVKHQLSRNDVNEIIVATDAGREGELVARWIIEKAKVKKPIKRLWISSVTDKAIKDGFRNLKPGKTYDNLYASAVARSEADWYIGLNATRALTTKFNAQLNCGRVQTPTVAIIASREDEIKNFKAQTYYGIEAQTTNNLKLTWQDAKGNSRSFNKEKIDGIVKSLDKQNATVVEIDKKQKKSFSPGLYDLTELQRDANKKFGYSAKETLNIMQKLYEQHKVLTYPRTDSRYISSDIVGTLPERLKACGVGDYRSLAHKILNKPIKSNKSFVDNSKVSDHHAIIPTEGYVNFSAFTDKERKIYDLVVKRFLAVLFPAFEYEQLTLRTKIGNETFIARGKTILHAGWKEVYENHFEDDDVTDDVKEQLLPRIEKGDTLTIKLITQTSGQTKPPARFNEATLLSAMENPTKYMDTQNKQLADTLKSTGGLGTVATRADIIDKLFNSFLIEKRGKDIHITSKGRQLLDLVPEELKSPTLTGEWEQKLEAIAKGKLKKEVFISEMKNYTKEIVSEIKSSNKKYKHDNISTKSCPDCGKPMLEVNGKKGKMLVCQDRECGHRKNVSRITNARCPQCKKKLELRGEGAGQIFACRCGYREKLSTFQERRKKESGNKADKRFVQKYMKQQQKEAEPLNNALAEALKKLKFD